In the genome of Kitasatospora cathayae, one region contains:
- a CDS encoding response regulator transcription factor, with translation MRLLLVEDDERVAAALVAVLGRHGFQVRHARSGHEALDALVPDGNEPYRVVLLDLGLPDRDGFEVCSRIRAGSGVPVIMVTARADIRSRIHGLNLGADDYVTKPYDMGELLARIHAVARRGAQPSSVAVPAPDTVPQQRGPLESRGIRIDRERRRVSVDGRDVPLTRKEFDLLALLAQSPGVVYRREQIFSEVWRSGWEGNGRTLEVHIGSLRNKLALPGLVEAVRGVGYRLIPDGPTSTAADQAPSAPAEH, from the coding sequence ATGCGACTGCTGCTCGTCGAGGACGACGAACGCGTGGCCGCGGCGCTGGTCGCGGTGCTCGGCCGGCACGGCTTCCAGGTGCGGCACGCCCGCAGCGGGCACGAGGCGCTGGACGCCCTGGTGCCGGACGGCAACGAGCCGTACCGCGTCGTGCTGCTCGACCTCGGGCTGCCCGACCGCGACGGCTTCGAGGTGTGCAGCCGGATCCGGGCCGGCAGCGGCGTGCCGGTGATCATGGTGACCGCCCGCGCCGACATCCGCTCCCGGATCCACGGCCTCAACCTGGGCGCCGACGACTACGTCACCAAGCCGTACGACATGGGCGAGCTGCTCGCCCGCATCCACGCCGTCGCCCGCCGCGGCGCCCAGCCGTCCTCGGTCGCGGTGCCCGCGCCCGACACCGTGCCGCAGCAGCGCGGCCCGCTGGAGTCCCGCGGCATCCGGATCGACCGGGAGCGCCGCCGGGTCAGCGTGGACGGCCGCGACGTGCCGCTCACCCGCAAGGAGTTCGACCTGCTGGCGCTGCTCGCCCAGAGCCCCGGCGTGGTCTACCGGCGCGAGCAGATCTTCAGCGAGGTCTGGCGCAGCGGCTGGGAGGGCAACGGCCGCACCCTGGAGGTGCACATCGGCTCGCTGCGCAACAAGCTCGCGCTGCCGGGCCTGGTCGAGGCCGTGCGCGGCGTCGGCTACCGGCTGATCCCCGACGGCCCGACCTCCACCGCGGCCGACCAGGCCCCGTCCGCCCCCGCGGAGCACTGA